The Populus nigra chromosome 4, ddPopNigr1.1, whole genome shotgun sequence genome contains the following window.
CAAATATCTtaatatcaaactttatttttttatgagaagtgCAGATAAATGGTGAGGtcatgttaatgttaattaactataaaattaaagattagtTAGCAGATATGTTCACCAAGCAAATTCGAATTCCTATGGTGAAAAATTAGGATATGTAATTCTTGAAGCAAGGAAGAGTGTTGAAGACTGCTTTAGGAATCCAGGagcccttttttttaatcctgtTATCATCAAGTAAACGTTGAGCTAGTCTAGAGGAACAAATTAGTTAGTTAagatattatttactgatttgATGCTTTATTATAGCATTTcagttgtttgtttttctataaatgTAATGAAGTTTTATAGCATATGTTATCATTAAATTCTTCCTTTTATCATAACTCAAGTCCGTACAACAATAGCAGactattatcataaaattctctcctgttttcttttcttttcttccttttaaaaCCATCAAGATGTACAGAAAGCTCTTAAACGGTTCTACAAACAGCTTTAGGATCATATATAATCTATATGCTAGATTCTTCCGTGTTACTGGTTTTGGTGAAGTCATATCTTTTGAACAAGAGGTAATCTCCACTTTGTCTAAATACTTGTCTCAATTGATTCTTATAATACCCCTTCTCTCCCTTTCTCCCCCTCTATGAAGAAATTACCAATTCATCTGTCTAAACTATCTAGAATTATGATGTACTACTAGACAATGTTTCTCAGtcttttatgatgtttttgtgAGAATtattgatgatgaaattaatttctGCGTCTGCATATCTGCCATTCATAAATACGTGCAACTTATATGAAAGTTGTGCTTTCATAATGTGCTGTTAAAGCCTGCTAAATAGTTTTAATAGGCTGGGATTATTGTAACATGACATTCTGTGCTCTGAATTTTTCAGCAAAGGAAAATTGATAGATGACTTGGAATTGGTCTCAAATGAGTTAGTCTAGACATGTAACCATCTGGCCTGAACAACGTTACATGCTTTCGCAACATACGCTTATTAGAATACCACTGAATGTCAATATTTACAGGTGGATGCAGTTAGTGCAGATCTTGTCATGAATCGTGCAGATTTTAACTGGTGGTCATTCCATGATATTAATTCGTCAGATATTCGTGGCTGTGGAGGTTTGCTTGACCTATGGCAATTATAATGTCTGAAGAAACACCACCGCGTGAGTTTAAAGAAGCATTTATATGTCATGTATGTATCTAACAATATGGTGTGgcattttctttcttgataaaACTAATTCTCAAATGCTTCTGCAGAGGGTATTCTTGGTGACACCGTCAGCAATTAAGTTCAGCATCTGGGGCCTCTAAATAACTTTTGTGCTTGCTGTGGGCCGATTTACTAGACTTCAATGCTCAGACCTAACAATGAGAATACCATATGAGAATCTACCTTCCTGTGGCAGGTAACAACTAACGTGGCCATCTGTGAGGACGTTCTGCATCTGTTCTTATGTGTTGACTTTTCGGAACATGGATGCTCGATTATAAGAAAACGTAACGTCAAAAAATGATCAGTATTTTTATTCCGTAACATGCTTGATCGGATGGAACATTTGCATTCatacaagaaaatttatatggCATTACCTGATTTGCTGTAGGTTGATAGCCATCTGTGAGGACATTAATGATGCGAGAGCAGAGGGTGAGCTTGGAGTTGAAGAGGTTCTTTACTGGACACTAATAAAGATTTACAGGTCGCCACACATGCTTCTGGAGGACACCAAACCAGACGAGCACTGACACAAACCACCCTGCAGTTTCACTTCACAAGGATAGATGCTGACACAACGTTTGACCAGCACCAAGTTACTCGAGACCACGGCATGGATggattatgatttctctttcccTTCCAAGCTACATAATATCATTTCTGCAGAGGATTCGCTGCTTCGATTTTGATGAAGACTTATTTGAGATTGGCCCTCAAACTGTAATTTCAACGTAGCACCTTTATAATTATGACTTCTTTCCCCGCATGGCCAATGTAGGGCAGAACAACTAGCAAATGAAAATTACGGGTAAAAGTAGATATTTTCCTGTGATGCACACAGGGCTTACACCCACCCGAGTTCGTGTACAAAACTTTTTTGGGGGTGTTAAAGTGTCTGCAACTGTATTCTTGATGTATTGAATCAAttcttgcaaaatttaaaaagaaaaatgagtaaTCAAATTTCAATACAATCATCCAGCTGTGGGATTCGAATATTTCTTCGTTTGCTAGGATGATGCACCCGCTTGTACGCATGTCAAGAGTGCCCAACGATTCGATTGTCTTCAGTTTCTTGCGCCCAGAGTTTTTCCCAGACTTTTTCTTGGTTAATTTCTCTCAAGTGTTACAATTGATGATGTTTTTGGGTGGTTTTTCAACCCAGACCACATCTCCCCAGTTTAACACGAGGATGTGCGGTGATATACATCAGTAACAATGGTAATGCAAGAAACAACCGTAATATCAGATATTCGCAACGAACTGCTTCGAAACATGCAGAACCAGACCATTCATGACTAGACACACCAGAATTATTTCCTTAGCTGTGGGGCTGTGTGCGCTTTACAGTATAAAATATCAACAAGgattataatatatttcattCATTATTAAATAATCTATAACCTTGTACTCAAATTGTGTTATTTggagtaatttttaaatttttttaaaaaagttaaacaaaTGTATAAATGCAAAatgtgataaaataaaaaaaaaaagtataacaaCGTTATAATAAAGATCAACATGAGAAGAGAGAAACACtgaaaaattttttttaccaaaatatgataaaaattccTCTCGCATATTTCTCTCTCCTCTATACTGATAATTACAACTTAAACACTGAAATTTCTCTATGATACGCCAATTTCCACAATAAACAAATATGTTAAACTTCAAAATGACAGCACCActaaaatgttatttatattttatacaaataactCCACACTCTCTTGAGAGGAGAAAGGATCTAATACCGACTCAAATCAATGGCATCTATTGTCAAGAAGCTTGACGCAGTTTATCGTGTCAGCCGACCAAAACTCGTGATGTTGGTTCATAGACCAAATAAGTTGCAGATGCCAACCGCATCGCTGCCTTCCTTGACACTGGCAAGTAGTATGGTCCACAATCCACGATCCATACTTAAGCCAAAGGAAAACTAATTCTCTGCTGCAAtcactagaaaaagaaaaaaaaatacagtaacAATGCCTCTGCTCTCACCCCTGGAATCCTACTAAACACCGATCCCTACAGACTACGGGTTTCCATTAAAGGACTAGATTTTCCACCCAGAGAAGATTGCAACTGATTGTGAAATATCTAATGCAATTAAATAAAGTGAACAGTAAGCTAACAACTagtttaactattaaaaaacactGTTCTAACATCTTCTCAAAGCATCAATTCTTTCTAGTTGCCTTACAATAATCAAATAGGGAACTGGAATGGGAGGAGGAGGACAGGGACGGAAACCAACAAGATCACATAAGGTAAAAAGCTGCAGGAAATGCTCACCAGACCAATCTCACAAGTTACAAGACCCCAACAAAATTTACTGCAGATCAGCAGACAAAGTTCAACTTCAAGCTGAATCCTTTAATGCCTTCTTTTTGTTGCCATTTGCACTAGAGGGAACCTTTCTCGCAGCATCTTCAGGGATGGTGTCTTCCATTACCTTTGGAGAAGTAAAATTGAAGGCAGAGAGGTTTACATCTTTGTATTTTGGATTTGCTTCTATAAATGCTGCTATCTCATTGCGTGTTCTCAGCTTCTTTCCTGTGGGAGTGATATAGTAAGCATCCATTTTTGAGAAATCACGTCTAAGCACCAAGCTCCTTTTAAAACCTTCCGGAGTCTTGGGAACACCAGGCCTATCAATGACCCAGGTTCGAGTGGCATTGTACTCAATGTCAGCAGGATCATCACAAGATACACCAGGTTTTCTGTCACAAACATATGGATTCTCTTCCATTTTACTTCTTATCTCCTCGTACTCTTCTTCAGTCGGAATCACCCTCCATTTTAAGCATTTGTCGCATTGTGCAGCATATGTATCAATTGATCGCACAGCAACTCGTGGATTCTGTCATCACAACTTAAAAAGCACTTAACATCTCTTTCCTATTTATTTTCCTCAAAtgccaaaagaaaaaagtaaacatATTTGTAACTAATTTAGCAGGTTAGGTtcatgttaagaaaaaaaagattctgaAATTTTGAATTACAAGAATCACAAGGGAATTAGAATATGATGAATCTACATGATGGAGATGGTTTTAGGCAAGCACGtatatctttctttctataGTGCATCCTTAAAACTTGGATTGCCACTAGGAAAGGCAATCATCAGCCTTGGAAAAGAAATGGGTAATTCAATGTGCTgctaaaatctacaagaaaaaacaatggaaaaaaatttttttgcatcttttttatattctattgTACCCATTTGACACACAGAGGTCACGTTACCCCTAATACAAAGATACAAAATCAACGGCAAGAGCAGtaaaaacaaccaaacaacCATTGAAAGTTGAGGAACTTAAGGCACCAAACGACCAGACTAACGTGGAACCACCAATAAAGTACCATATCATCAATTTGAACTAGTATTCCCACCCGATAGCAATAACTACTAATTAATCCGCATATGATAATAAATCTTtagacaattttatttttatttttttgttcatttcacGAAGATTAAACATCTTTACAGCGCAAatcgaagaaaaataaagacaatCTCATGTTAGGGTTGAATATACAGACATAAAGGTAGATCAAAACATCTCTCACTTGCTTGCAACATCACTACCCTtatcttttcttcaaaaataaataaacaaatctcAGCAACTAAGTTACTTAACTCTATAGAGATCGGATCGGAAACATGAGCCCTAGATTAGTTTAGGTGATTGAATCGGAGTAGTACCTTGGGGGATGTTTTGGGGGTTTCAGGACTA
Protein-coding sequences here:
- the LOC133692757 gene encoding methyl-CpG-binding domain-containing protein 4-like, which translates into the protein MALKERSPETPKTSPKNPRVAVRSIDTYAAQCDKCLKWRVIPTEEEYEEIRSKMEENPYVCDRKPGVSCDDPADIEYNATRTWVIDRPGVPKTPEGFKRSLVLRRDFSKMDAYYITPTGKKLRTRNEIAAFIEANPKYKDVNLSAFNFTSPKVMEDTIPEDAARKVPSSANGNKKKALKDSA